A stretch of the Phycisphaerales bacterium genome encodes the following:
- a CDS encoding right-handed parallel beta-helix repeat-containing protein — MSALLAAIGLSCCAASGRAQVVYVDRDAAGGNTGADWTNAYTSLQTALQAGWGSEVWVAEGLYTPAPPGGSAAETFALRSSLGIYGGFVGNETQREQRDPAAHITVLSGDLNGDDQPGWVNMSENSDHLVTASGANSTAVLDGFTIKAARCTQASGAGILILNASPIIRQCEITGCIADFSPAAGCLVNGGAPLFEQCEFTGNYVWLSRGAGAYIATGSTPTFSDCLFANNQVHGGGAAVADGAAVFVEFDAPSTFDGCTFVNNIADPNYPLYSNGGALCSLGTGLLMIGCDFVANRADTGGALWIGRPARIENCRFTGNRALVGGAIINFVAAPTLVVGSTFSFNDAEDGGAVSNSTNGVIEFHNSILWGNTGIGETRFKQQVHNAGGAVSFSYSCIEGVFETIPNEDPPNPRSYPGSIDDNPKFVDADGADNRGGTADDDFRLMPGSPCIDAADNALFTPGVQVDLDGAPRFVNDLGMPARGVGGANVADLGCYEFQGRTTGFVLVQPTPGWANASNTWRAGGVQPGRRVYFVYGFESGSASVPHCPGLTVAIRQPVIVGSAPANGQGEASITRNVPEAAAGRYIYFQAVDPSTCRVSNRILRLF, encoded by the coding sequence GTGAGCGCGCTGCTCGCAGCGATTGGTCTGAGTTGCTGCGCGGCTTCGGGCCGCGCGCAGGTCGTCTACGTTGATCGCGATGCCGCCGGCGGCAACACCGGCGCGGACTGGACAAACGCCTACACCTCGCTGCAGACGGCTCTGCAGGCCGGCTGGGGGAGCGAAGTCTGGGTCGCCGAAGGGCTTTACACGCCCGCACCGCCGGGCGGCAGCGCCGCGGAGACCTTCGCCCTGCGCAGCAGCCTCGGCATCTACGGCGGGTTCGTCGGCAACGAGACGCAGCGCGAGCAGCGCGATCCCGCCGCCCACATCACCGTCCTCAGCGGCGATCTCAACGGAGACGACCAGCCCGGCTGGGTGAACATGAGCGAGAACTCCGACCACCTCGTGACGGCCAGTGGCGCCAACTCCACGGCCGTGCTCGACGGCTTCACCATCAAGGCGGCGCGCTGCACGCAGGCGTCCGGCGCGGGAATCCTCATCCTCAACGCATCGCCGATCATCCGTCAGTGCGAGATTACCGGCTGCATCGCCGATTTTTCACCGGCGGCCGGCTGCCTCGTGAACGGTGGCGCGCCGCTCTTTGAGCAGTGCGAATTCACCGGCAACTACGTATGGCTCTCGCGCGGCGCCGGAGCGTACATCGCCACCGGTTCGACGCCGACTTTCTCGGATTGCCTCTTTGCGAACAACCAGGTGCACGGCGGCGGCGCAGCCGTGGCGGACGGCGCAGCAGTCTTTGTCGAATTCGACGCGCCGTCCACCTTCGACGGCTGCACGTTCGTCAACAACATCGCCGACCCCAACTACCCGCTCTATTCCAACGGCGGCGCGCTGTGCAGCCTAGGCACGGGACTTCTCATGATCGGCTGCGACTTCGTCGCCAATCGCGCCGACACGGGAGGCGCGCTCTGGATCGGCCGCCCGGCCCGGATCGAAAACTGCCGATTCACCGGCAACCGCGCGCTCGTCGGCGGGGCGATCATCAACTTCGTTGCCGCGCCGACGCTGGTCGTCGGATCGACGTTCAGTTTCAATGACGCGGAAGACGGCGGGGCGGTGTCCAACTCCACCAATGGCGTCATCGAGTTTCACAACTCCATCCTGTGGGGCAACACGGGCATCGGCGAGACGCGCTTCAAACAGCAGGTGCACAACGCCGGCGGCGCCGTGTCGTTCTCCTATTCCTGTATCGAGGGAGTCTTCGAGACAATCCCCAACGAGGATCCGCCCAACCCGAGAAGTTACCCCGGTAGCATTGATGACAACCCGAAGTTCGTGGACGCCGATGGTGCTGACAACCGGGGCGGCACGGCCGATGATGATTTCCGACTCATGCCCGGCTCGCCGTGCATCGACGCCGCTGACAATGCGCTGTTCACGCCGGGCGTGCAGGTTGATCTGGATGGAGCGCCTCGCTTCGTCAACGACCTGGGCATGCCGGCGCGCGGCGTGGGCGGGGCGAACGTGGCGGACCTGGGCTGCTACGAGTTTCAGGGGCGCACGACCGGTTTCGTTCTCGTTCAGCCGACGCCGGGCTGGGCGAACGCGTCGAACACCTGGCGCGCGGGCGGCGTGCAACCGGGCCGGCGCGTCTACTTCGTCTATGGATTCGAGAGCGGCAGCGCCAGCGTGCCGCACTGTCCTGGTCTGACCGTCGCGATCCGCCAGCCGGTGATCGTGGGCAGCGCACCGGCCAACGGGCAGGGCGAGGCGTCCATCACGCGAAACGTGCCTGAGGCCGCGGCTGGTCGCTATATCTACTTTCAGGCGGTCGATCCATCGACCTGTCGCGTGAGCAATCGCATTCTGCGCCTGTTCTGA
- the rimO gene encoding 30S ribosomal protein S12 methylthiotransferase RimO — protein sequence MSTAPSSIRKIAFVSLGCPKNLVDSEKMLGLLAMDGLEPTSDHDAADAIVVNTCGFLEASKDESLEVIREAAQRKKAGQLQRLVVAGCLVQRHRAKMLEWCPDIDALIGVFDRDHIVEAVRGNGAVRQSLPDEAERPNYWIAGNALIAAQQRGMAVAGLTVNGADGKGVGYFESDAARLRLTPRHYAYLRVSEGCNQRCAFCTIPSIRGKMRSKPIEAILSEAGELFADGAFELNLIGQDTTSFGHDIGYAPGLPGMLTQLDRAARDHGSAWLRLMYAYPSCFTDEMIDTIADLPNVVKYIDMPLQHISDRVLTAMRRHTSRALIEELLGKLRDRVPGMAIRTTMITGYPGETEEDHQELLEFIESFGFEALGAFQYSPEPGTPAEMAERDASLAVPPEVKQRRYDEIMQVQQRVAFEQAGYLASFYQRYAEQNPARARNNGVQFDVLIDQPTTTTGLATTGVSEAGHLAVGRCYFQAPQIDAVTFVQSRQPLTPGELVRCMIVEHDGYDLIARPTAELESRVSLPII from the coding sequence ATGTCCACGGCCCCTTCCAGCATCCGCAAGATCGCCTTCGTCAGCCTCGGCTGCCCGAAAAACCTGGTCGATTCCGAGAAGATGCTCGGACTGCTGGCGATGGACGGCCTGGAGCCCACCAGCGACCACGACGCCGCCGACGCCATCGTCGTCAACACCTGCGGCTTCCTCGAAGCATCCAAGGATGAGTCGCTCGAGGTCATCCGCGAGGCGGCCCAGCGCAAGAAGGCGGGACAACTGCAGCGGCTCGTCGTCGCCGGCTGTCTCGTGCAGCGGCACCGGGCCAAGATGCTCGAATGGTGTCCGGACATTGATGCGCTCATCGGCGTCTTTGATCGCGACCACATTGTCGAGGCGGTGCGCGGCAACGGGGCGGTGCGTCAAAGTCTACCTGATGAGGCCGAGCGCCCCAACTACTGGATTGCCGGCAACGCGCTCATCGCCGCCCAGCAGCGCGGCATGGCCGTCGCCGGACTGACCGTCAACGGCGCGGACGGCAAGGGCGTGGGCTACTTCGAAAGCGATGCGGCCCGGCTGCGATTGACCCCGCGCCACTATGCCTACCTGCGCGTCTCCGAAGGCTGCAACCAGCGTTGTGCTTTCTGCACCATCCCCAGCATTCGTGGCAAGATGCGCTCCAAACCGATCGAGGCGATTCTCAGCGAAGCGGGCGAACTCTTCGCCGACGGCGCCTTCGAACTCAATCTCATCGGCCAGGACACGACGAGTTTCGGTCATGACATCGGCTACGCACCCGGCCTGCCGGGCATGCTCACGCAACTCGATCGGGCCGCGCGCGACCACGGCAGCGCCTGGCTGCGGCTCATGTACGCCTATCCATCGTGTTTCACCGACGAGATGATCGACACCATCGCCGATCTGCCCAACGTGGTCAAGTACATCGACATGCCCCTGCAGCACATCAGCGATCGCGTTCTCACCGCAATGCGCCGCCACACCAGCCGCGCGCTGATCGAAGAACTGCTTGGCAAGCTGCGCGACCGCGTCCCAGGCATGGCCATCCGCACCACGATGATCACCGGCTATCCCGGCGAAACTGAAGAGGATCACCAGGAACTGCTCGAGTTCATCGAGAGTTTCGGCTTTGAAGCCCTCGGCGCGTTTCAGTATTCTCCCGAGCCCGGCACACCGGCTGAGATGGCCGAGCGCGACGCATCGCTGGCCGTGCCCCCCGAAGTCAAGCAGCGGCGCTACGACGAGATCATGCAGGTGCAGCAGCGCGTCGCATTCGAGCAGGCAGGCTATCTTGCGTCGTTTTACCAGCGGTACGCGGAGCAGAACCCGGCCAGGGCCCGCAACAACGGCGTGCAGTTCGACGTGCTCATCGATCAGCCGACGACGACCACCGGCCTGGCGACGACGGGCGTGAGCGAAGCCGGCCATCTCGCCGTGGGACGCTGTTATTTCCAGGCGCCGCAGATCGACGCCGTTACGTTTGTACAGAGCCGCCAGCCGCTGACGCCGGGTGAACTCGTGCGCTGCATGATCGTCGAACACGACGGCTATGACCTCATCGCGCGACCGACGGCCGAACTCGAGTCGCGCGTGAGCCTGCCGATCATCTGA
- a CDS encoding pantoate--beta-alanine ligase yields MQIVWTAADLEEFHGGVCVPTMGALHEGHLSLIRRAREEADAHAAPLPVAVTIFVNPAQFAPGEDFARYPRTFEADCSKAESCGADVVFAPEVGEVYPQGVEAPIDPRVVIPEVARRPGLEEKSRPQFFIGVCRVVHRLFEMVKPRAAVFGEKDYQQLLTIRAMARDMALTVEILSEPTVREEDGLAMSSRNVYLAPPQRKRALALSKALKAARGASSVAEAESAMRSILLANQVEIDYAVVRDAHTLMPIESLALPARALVAGRVGPVRLIDNMAV; encoded by the coding sequence ATGCAGATTGTCTGGACCGCGGCCGATCTCGAGGAGTTTCATGGCGGGGTCTGCGTGCCCACGATGGGCGCGCTCCACGAAGGGCACCTCTCGCTCATCCGCCGGGCCCGCGAGGAGGCCGACGCCCATGCGGCTCCACTGCCCGTGGCCGTGACGATCTTCGTGAATCCGGCGCAGTTCGCCCCCGGCGAAGACTTCGCCCGCTATCCGCGCACCTTCGAGGCCGACTGCAGCAAGGCCGAGAGTTGCGGGGCCGATGTGGTGTTCGCGCCCGAGGTGGGGGAGGTGTACCCGCAGGGGGTCGAGGCGCCGATCGATCCGCGCGTGGTGATTCCCGAGGTGGCCCGCCGGCCGGGGCTGGAGGAAAAGAGCCGGCCGCAGTTCTTCATCGGCGTGTGCCGGGTCGTGCATCGGCTGTTTGAAATGGTCAAGCCGCGCGCTGCGGTGTTCGGCGAAAAGGACTACCAGCAGCTGCTCACTATCCGCGCGATGGCGCGCGACATGGCGCTCACGGTGGAGATTCTCTCGGAGCCGACGGTGCGCGAGGAAGATGGCCTGGCGATGAGCAGCCGCAATGTGTATCTCGCGCCGCCGCAGCGCAAGCGGGCGCTGGCGCTGAGCAAGGCGCTCAAGGCAGCGCGGGGCGCATCGAGCGTCGCCGAGGCAGAGAGCGCGATGCGCTCGATTCTGCTGGCCAACCAGGTCGAGATCGACTACGCCGTGGTGCGCGATGCGCACACGCTCATGCCGATCGAGAGCCTGGCGCTCCCGGCCCGCGCGCTGGTCGCCGGGCGCGTGGGACCGGTGCGGTTGATTGACAATATGGCGGTGTGA
- a CDS encoding HEAT repeat domain-containing protein: protein MVLAVAARVLWLVPKAQRNGWLAAAPTMIVIGVMPRYGRGALNELYNRRIWKWQRRIAAWQASRMLGQDQGRATRIEMLDFILELDENAAVGETLLDWMGDADPALRGHAAWYSMGCNLAPVSEQEIRSRLIELTNDSSAGVRSGAARGLSRFAAGDREILDLMLAGLHDADGGVRAECAWGVGRFGKPVPAALVRLMELIVGGDPAAGAAAETLGSIGDQSVLPALFSGLQSGDWWLRNRSAASLITLAPESEAAAASLIELTSHSVPEVRGTAIAVLAAVLPTSLSQVNWRELIGDAATAMATLQVLELRPPVGAVVPILVTIAKHCPAELTVQHESDNAYFVSIQMMRRYPEHADEFVPVLVPLLDRDQPYIRQTSIETLTTFGRAAQPALPTLKRMLRDCRNPHEQALLKAAIGAIEGAPMDP from the coding sequence GTGGTATTGGCGGTCGCTGCACGCGTGTTGTGGCTGGTTCCCAAGGCGCAGCGCAACGGCTGGCTCGCCGCAGCGCCGACGATGATCGTGATCGGCGTAATGCCGCGCTATGGCCGCGGTGCACTTAACGAATTGTACAATCGGCGGATCTGGAAATGGCAGCGCCGAATCGCGGCGTGGCAGGCTTCAAGGATGCTTGGACAGGACCAGGGCCGGGCAACTCGTATCGAGATGCTGGACTTCATACTTGAACTCGACGAGAACGCAGCGGTCGGTGAAACGCTGCTTGACTGGATGGGCGATGCCGATCCCGCTCTGCGGGGCCACGCCGCCTGGTATTCGATGGGCTGCAATCTCGCACCGGTCTCGGAACAGGAGATCAGGAGTCGCCTTATCGAACTCACGAACGACTCATCGGCAGGCGTGCGGTCAGGGGCCGCAAGAGGACTCTCGCGATTCGCGGCGGGTGATCGCGAGATTCTCGACCTGATGCTGGCGGGACTGCACGATGCTGATGGTGGAGTTCGTGCTGAGTGCGCATGGGGCGTCGGCCGTTTCGGCAAGCCCGTGCCGGCTGCGCTTGTTCGTCTCATGGAACTCATCGTGGGCGGCGATCCCGCAGCAGGAGCAGCCGCTGAGACGCTCGGTTCGATCGGTGATCAGAGCGTACTTCCTGCCCTGTTCAGCGGACTCCAGAGCGGTGACTGGTGGCTCAGGAATCGGAGTGCCGCATCGTTGATCACACTTGCGCCCGAGTCTGAGGCCGCCGCCGCCTCGCTGATCGAACTGACATCGCATTCGGTTCCCGAAGTGCGAGGAACGGCGATCGCCGTGCTCGCCGCAGTACTACCGACGAGCCTGAGTCAGGTGAACTGGCGCGAACTCATCGGCGATGCTGCGACCGCTATGGCGACACTGCAAGTGCTGGAGCTTCGCCCTCCAGTGGGAGCCGTCGTGCCGATATTGGTGACCATTGCGAAGCACTGTCCGGCTGAGCTGACAGTGCAGCACGAGTCGGATAATGCCTACTTTGTCTCTATTCAGATGATGCGACGTTATCCGGAGCATGCTGATGAGTTTGTGCCCGTGCTGGTGCCTCTGCTCGATCGCGACCAGCCATACATCCGTCAGACTTCCATTGAGACACTCACGACATTCGGACGCGCTGCTCAACCCGCGCTGCCCACTCTGAAGAGAATGCTGCGTGACTGTCGCAATCCCCACGAACAAGCACTCCTGAAAGCCGCCATCGGTGCGATCGAAGGCGCCCCGATGGACCCTTGA
- a CDS encoding ABC transporter substrate-binding protein yields MTFSPKTSDARPVLRLGHSPDPDDAFMWFPITGIAGAEPALDTGRFRFEAVQQDIETLNRRSDGGELEITAISVAQYPHVADRYVFTSCGSSMGDGYGPRLVAREPTPLDQIRSGKATLAIPGRRTSAWLATGLMLGDTSKVRSTEVPFDRIIDEVADGRFDAGLVIHEGQLTFQDRGLVLLADLGAWWTGRTGLPLPLGGNVIRRDLEDRFGPGTLREVTALLLRSLNFALEHREEAIDYALTYARGMDRALADRFVAMYVNKHTLDFGPVGREAVSRFLAEAAAVGLVPATGGVEFIEPAQ; encoded by the coding sequence ATGACTTTCTCCCCAAAAACCAGCGATGCCCGGCCCGTGCTGCGCCTCGGACACTCGCCCGACCCCGACGATGCGTTCATGTGGTTTCCGATCACGGGCATCGCGGGCGCTGAGCCGGCGCTCGACACCGGCCGCTTCCGTTTTGAAGCCGTGCAGCAGGACATCGAGACGCTCAACCGGCGCAGCGATGGCGGCGAACTGGAGATCACCGCTATCTCCGTCGCGCAGTACCCGCACGTGGCCGATCGCTACGTCTTCACCTCCTGCGGCTCGTCAATGGGTGACGGCTACGGCCCGCGCCTGGTCGCTCGCGAGCCGACGCCGCTGGACCAGATCCGCTCCGGCAAGGCGACGCTGGCCATCCCCGGCCGCCGCACCAGCGCCTGGCTTGCGACCGGCCTGATGCTCGGCGACACGTCGAAAGTCCGCAGCACCGAAGTCCCCTTCGACCGGATCATCGACGAGGTAGCCGACGGCCGCTTCGATGCCGGGCTGGTCATCCACGAGGGCCAGCTCACCTTTCAGGATCGCGGCCTGGTCCTGCTGGCCGACCTGGGCGCCTGGTGGACCGGCCGGACGGGCCTGCCGTTGCCGCTGGGCGGCAACGTGATCCGCCGCGATCTCGAGGACCGCTTCGGCCCGGGAACGCTCCGGGAGGTGACCGCTCTTCTGTTGAGATCGCTCAACTTCGCTCTCGAGCACCGCGAGGAGGCGATCGACTACGCCCTGACCTACGCCCGCGGCATGGACCGCGCCCTCGCCGATCGCTTCGTAGCCATGTACGTGAACAAGCACACGCTGGATTTCGGCCCAGTGGGCCGGGAGGCGGTATCCCGATTCCTTGCCGAGGCCGCTGCGGTGGGGCTGGTCCCCGCGACGGGCGGCGTCGAGTTCATCGAACCCGCACAATGA
- a CDS encoding sigma-70 family RNA polymerase sigma factor: MDQRSDEQLVQAYRMGEREAMEALVRRYQPELLGFLSRQLGNRAAAEDVFQETFLQVHQSADDFDVSRRFRPWLFTIAANKGRDWYRKNSRRLAMVDLSAPVRPGGTSENATGTGANIIDFLADSGEPIDAHLDETELRELVRKTIDSMPEHLREILLLAYFQRLSYNDIAESLEIPLGTVKSRLHAAVAKFADQWRRVNGKAEADFNQ; this comes from the coding sequence GTGGACCAGCGTAGCGACGAACAACTTGTGCAAGCCTACCGGATGGGCGAGCGCGAGGCCATGGAGGCCCTGGTCCGCCGCTATCAGCCTGAATTGCTGGGTTTTCTGTCGCGGCAGCTGGGCAACCGGGCCGCCGCGGAAGACGTTTTTCAGGAGACTTTTCTCCAGGTTCACCAGTCGGCGGATGACTTTGACGTCAGCCGGCGCTTTCGCCCGTGGCTTTTCACAATTGCCGCGAACAAGGGACGAGACTGGTACCGTAAGAACAGCAGACGATTGGCGATGGTGGACCTTTCCGCCCCGGTGCGGCCGGGCGGCACGTCCGAAAACGCGACGGGCACGGGAGCGAACATCATCGATTTTTTGGCTGATTCGGGCGAGCCCATCGACGCCCACCTCGACGAAACGGAGTTGCGCGAACTCGTCCGAAAGACAATTGATTCGATGCCCGAACATCTTCGGGAGATACTGCTGCTGGCCTACTTCCAGAGGCTCAGTTACAACGACATCGCAGAGTCTCTCGAGATACCGCTGGGTACGGTCAAGTCGCGTCTGCACGCCGCAGTCGCGAAGTTCGCAGACCAGTGGCGACGGGTAAACGGCAAGGCGGAGGCGGATTTCAACCAATGA
- the hpnH gene encoding adenosyl-hopene transferase HpnH translates to MGVPVSQMWTVATYVLAQRLRGRRRYPLVLMLEPLFRCNLACAGCGKIQYPAHILKQHLSVEDCLRAVEECGAPMVSIPGGEPLMHPEIDVLVRELVSRRKYIYLCTNAVLLKEKIDLFTPSKYLTFSVHMDGQEEHHDFAVCREGVYQDAAEAIRLAVQRGFRVTTNTTLFEGADPNSVRAFFDEMMELGVEGMMVSPGYAYEKAPDQKNFLKRQRTHHLFNMILSNRDGGKRRWRFNQSPLFLEFLMGRRDYECTPWGNPTYNLFGWQKPCYLLQDGYADTFAELMQETQWDHYGRASGNDKCQNCMVHCGYEPTAVNHTFSGIGGMLATIRAMLAGTYRDRAALASLEAEKARPHGPLVQLGLAEVKPAGRDAGDEPPGSTVRVGRKGTQRVVA, encoded by the coding sequence ATGGGTGTTCCAGTCAGCCAGATGTGGACCGTGGCGACCTACGTGCTCGCCCAGCGGCTGCGCGGCCGGCGGCGCTACCCGCTGGTGCTCATGCTTGAGCCGCTCTTCCGGTGCAACTTGGCTTGCGCCGGCTGCGGGAAGATCCAGTACCCGGCTCACATCCTCAAGCAGCACCTCAGCGTCGAAGACTGTCTCCGGGCGGTCGAGGAGTGCGGCGCGCCGATGGTGTCCATTCCCGGCGGCGAGCCGCTCATGCACCCGGAGATCGACGTGCTTGTGCGCGAACTCGTCAGCCGCCGCAAGTACATCTACCTGTGCACCAACGCGGTCCTGCTCAAGGAAAAGATCGATCTCTTTACCCCGAGCAAATACCTGACTTTCTCGGTGCACATGGATGGACAGGAAGAGCACCACGACTTTGCCGTGTGCCGCGAGGGCGTGTACCAGGATGCCGCCGAAGCGATCCGCCTGGCGGTGCAGCGCGGTTTCCGCGTCACGACGAACACGACGCTCTTCGAGGGCGCCGATCCCAACTCCGTTCGCGCGTTCTTTGACGAGATGATGGAGCTGGGCGTCGAGGGCATGATGGTCTCGCCCGGCTACGCCTACGAGAAGGCCCCGGATCAGAAGAACTTCCTCAAGCGGCAGCGCACGCACCACCTGTTCAACATGATCCTGAGCAACCGCGACGGGGGGAAGCGCCGGTGGCGGTTCAACCAGAGCCCGCTGTTTCTCGAGTTCCTCATGGGACGGCGGGATTATGAGTGCACGCCGTGGGGCAATCCGACGTACAACCTCTTCGGCTGGCAGAAGCCGTGCTATCTGCTGCAGGACGGCTACGCCGACACCTTTGCCGAGCTGATGCAGGAGACGCAGTGGGACCATTACGGCCGCGCGTCGGGCAACGACAAGTGCCAGAACTGCATGGTGCACTGTGGCTACGAGCCCACGGCCGTGAACCACACCTTCTCGGGAATCGGTGGCATGCTCGCGACGATCCGCGCGATGCTGGCGGGGACCTATCGCGACCGGGCCGCGCTTGCGTCGCTTGAAGCCGAGAAGGCCCGCCCGCACGGCCCGCTGGTGCAACTGGGCCTGGCCGAAGTGAAGCCTGCCGGCCGTGACGCAGGCGACGAGCCGCCCGGTTCCACGGTCCGCGTTGGCCGCAAGGGCACGCAGCGCGTGGTGGCGTAG
- a CDS encoding sugar phosphate isomerase/epimerase has translation MRIGLCSWSLKPASPQDLVRKVRAVGVSCVQLALDPIRLGSWSLVETREALSAARIAIASGMMAMEGEDYSTLDSIRRTGGVAPDATWPANRRAAEQDAGIAAELGLRLVTFHAGFIPHEQRDPQRPVMLQRLRELADVFDDAGVRIAFETGQETAGTLLTALDDLDRPQVGVNFDPANMILYGMGDPVESLRRLALRIAQIHIKDALATATPGTWGREVRAGTGEVDWPAFFAAMRACGIKCDLMIEREAGEERIADMSAARELVEKLGR, from the coding sequence GTGCGCATCGGCCTCTGCTCCTGGTCTCTCAAACCTGCTTCGCCGCAGGATCTGGTGCGCAAGGTGCGCGCTGTGGGTGTGTCGTGCGTGCAACTGGCGCTCGATCCCATTCGCCTCGGCAGCTGGTCGCTCGTCGAGACGCGTGAGGCGCTCAGCGCCGCCCGCATCGCCATCGCCTCGGGCATGATGGCGATGGAGGGCGAGGACTACTCCACACTGGATTCGATCCGACGCACGGGCGGCGTCGCGCCGGATGCGACGTGGCCCGCCAACCGCCGCGCCGCAGAGCAGGACGCGGGCATCGCCGCCGAACTGGGCCTGCGGCTCGTGACCTTTCACGCCGGGTTCATTCCGCATGAGCAGCGCGATCCGCAGCGGCCGGTGATGCTGCAGCGGCTGCGCGAACTGGCGGATGTGTTCGACGACGCGGGCGTGCGCATCGCATTCGAGACCGGCCAGGAGACGGCGGGCACACTCCTGACCGCTCTTGACGATCTCGACCGGCCGCAGGTCGGCGTTAACTTCGATCCGGCAAACATGATCCTCTACGGCATGGGCGATCCCGTGGAGTCGCTGCGCCGACTGGCGCTGCGCATCGCGCAGATTCACATCAAAGACGCCTTGGCAACGGCGACGCCGGGCACGTGGGGCCGCGAGGTGCGCGCCGGCACAGGCGAAGTGGACTGGCCGGCGTTCTTCGCCGCCATGCGAGCGTGCGGAATCAAGTGCGATCTCATGATCGAGCGCGAAGCGGGCGAGGAGCGCATCGCCGACATGAGCGCGGCGAGGGAACTGGTCGAGAAGTTGGGCCGCTGA
- a CDS encoding Gfo/Idh/MocA family oxidoreductase, with protein MSSNRPIGVGVIGLGFMGQTHLRCYRAADKAGHANRLVAVCDSSAERRAGRIEAAGNIATGGGVAFDAASVSAYASAAELLADPAVDLVSICTHTDTHADLAIAALEAGKHVLVEKPVAIASAQVQRVADAALRSERLCMPGLCIRFWPAWAWLRERIVDGAFGSVRSATFHRLASPPGWASAFYTDDSRTGGALVDLHIHDADFVRWVFGDPQAVVSAGTLDHVTTIYRYGADGPSHVVAEGGWDHTHGFEFRMRYVVLFEHATADFDLGRNPQLLIARNGQRQAVELDAITGYDAEIRHLLDAIATGRRELNATIDDAVAAARLLEAERESLRTERRVELR; from the coding sequence ATGTCATCGAACAGGCCCATCGGCGTCGGCGTGATCGGACTGGGCTTCATGGGCCAGACGCACCTGCGATGCTACCGCGCTGCCGACAAGGCGGGCCACGCCAACCGTCTCGTGGCGGTGTGCGACAGTAGCGCCGAGCGGCGGGCCGGGCGGATCGAAGCGGCGGGGAATATCGCCACCGGCGGGGGAGTGGCGTTCGATGCGGCCAGCGTCAGTGCATACGCATCGGCGGCGGAACTGCTCGCCGACCCCGCGGTCGATCTTGTGAGCATCTGCACGCACACCGACACGCACGCCGACCTGGCGATCGCGGCGCTGGAGGCGGGCAAGCACGTTCTGGTCGAAAAGCCGGTGGCCATTGCCTCGGCCCAAGTGCAGCGCGTGGCGGATGCGGCGCTGCGTTCGGAACGGCTTTGCATGCCCGGCCTGTGCATCCGCTTCTGGCCGGCGTGGGCGTGGCTGCGCGAGCGCATCGTCGACGGCGCGTTCGGCAGCGTGCGCAGCGCCACTTTTCATCGGCTCGCCTCGCCGCCGGGCTGGGCGTCGGCGTTCTACACCGACGACTCGCGCACCGGGGGCGCCCTGGTCGATCTGCACATCCACGACGCCGATTTCGTGCGTTGGGTGTTCGGCGATCCGCAGGCCGTCGTGTCAGCGGGCACGCTCGATCACGTAACCACGATCTATCGCTACGGCGCGGATGGGCCCAGCCACGTCGTGGCCGAGGGCGGTTGGGACCACACGCACGGCTTTGAATTCCGCATGCGCTATGTCGTGCTCTTCGAGCACGCCACGGCGGACTTCGATCTCGGCCGCAACCCGCAACTGCTCATTGCCCGCAACGGGCAGCGCCAGGCCGTCGAACTCGACGCGATCACCGGTTACGACGCGGAGATCCGCCACCTGCTCGACGCCATCGCCACCGGTCGGCGCGAACTCAACGCCACCATCGACGATGCCGTGGCGGCGGCCCGGCTGCTCGAAGCCGAGCGCGAGAGCCTGCGCACCGAGCGTCGCGTCGAACTGCGCTGA